In a single window of the Rattus norvegicus strain BN/NHsdMcwi chromosome 6, GRCr8, whole genome shotgun sequence genome:
- the Pgf gene encoding placenta growth factor precursor codes for MLAMKLFTCFLQVLAGLAVHSQGALSAGNNSTEMEVVPFNEVWGRSYCRPMEKLVYIADEHPNEVSHIFSPSCVLLSRCSGCCGDEGLHCVALKTANITMQILKIPPNRDPHSYVEMTFSQDVLCECRPILETTKAERRKTKGKRKQSKTPQTEEPHL; via the exons ATGCTGGCCATGAAGCTGTTCACTTGCTTCTTGCAGGTCCTAGCTGGGTTGGCTGTGCACTCCCAG GGGGCCCTGTCTGCTGGGAACAACTCAACAGAAATGGAAG TGGTGCCTTTCAATGAAGTGTGGGGCCGCAGCTACTGCCGGCCAATGGAGAAGCTGGTGTACATTGCAGATGAACACCCTAATGAAGTGTCTCATATATTCAGTCCGTCATGTGTCCTTCTGAGTCGCTGTAGTGGCTGCTGTGGTGACGAGGGTCTGCACTGTGTGGCGCTAAAGACAGCCAACATCACTATGCAG ATCTTAAAGATTCCCCCCAATCGGGATCCACATTCCTACGTGGAGATGACATTCTCTCAGGATGTGCTCTGCGAATGCAG GCCTATTCTGGAGACGACAAAGGCAGAAAG GAGGAAAACCAAGGGGAAGAGGAAGCAAAGCAAAACCCCACAGACTGAGGAACCCCACCT